The genomic interval GCCAGGGCATGCCCCACCTCGTGGAAGGCCACCACGCGGCGCTCGCGCTCGCTCATCACCCGGCTCTTCAGCTCCAGTCCCCCGATGACGCGGTCGATGGCCGCCTCGAAGTCCTCCTGCTCCACCATTTTCTTGTTCTTGCGGGCGGCCAGGAGGGCGGCCTCGTTGACCACGTTGGCCAGCTCCGCGCCGGCGAAGCCGGGCGTGCGGGCGGCGATCTTCTTCAGGTCCACGTCGGGGGCCAGCTTCACCCGGCGGGCGTGCACCTTGAGGATCTCCTCGCGGCCCTTGATGTCCGGGCGGTCGATCATGATCTGCCGGTCGAAGCGTCCCGGCCGCAGGATGGCGCTGTCCAGCACCTCCGGGCGGTTGGTGGCGGCGAGGATGATCACTCCCGTCTGGGGGTCGAAGCCGTCCATCTCCGAGAGGAGCTGGTTCAGGGTCTGCTCCCTCTCCTCTGTGCCGCCGCTGGCCACGATCCCTCCCCGCACCTTGCCGATGGTGTCGATCTCGTCGATGAAGACTATACACGGCGCCTTGGCCTTGGCCTGCTCGAAGAGGTCGCGGACGCGGGCCGCGCCCACTCCCACGAACATCTCCATGAACTGGGAGCCGCTGATGGAGAAGAAGGGTACGTCGGCCTCACCGGCCACGGCGCGCGCCATGAGGGTCTTGCCGGTGCCGGGAGCCCCCACCAGGAGCACTCCCTTGGGGATGCGGGCCCCGATGCTGCGGTATCGCTGCGGGTTGCGCAGGAAATCGATGATCTCGCGCAGCTCCTCCTTGGCCTCGTCCAGGCCGGCGACGTCGTCGAAGGTCACGCGCTCCACGCTGCGGTCGTAGAGCTTCACCTTCGATTGCCCGAAGGACATGGGGCTGGCCCCCCCGATGCGCCGCGAGACGCGGCGGAATATGAAGAACCAGATGAAGGCGATGAGCCCCAGGGGCAGGACCCAGGTGAGCAGGAAATCGCGCCAGAAGGTGTTCTCCACCCGCCCCGAGAACTCAACGCCCTGTTCCTCCAGCTTGGGGAGGAGGTCCTTTATGTCCGTGTCCGGGATGCGGCTGGCGGCGAAATCCTTCTCCCCCTCCTG from Actinomycetota bacterium carries:
- a CDS encoding ATP-dependent metallopeptidase FtsH/Yme1/Tma family protein, which encodes MDEGRRKKVWLYAVYGLLALAIILSIQFANPFQPKEISYSEFLGHLNAGEVKKVTITETRIEGTLQTQEGEKDFAASRIPDTDIKDLLPKLEEQGVEFSGRVENTFWRDFLLTWVLPLGLIAFIWFFIFRRVSRRIGGASPMSFGQSKVKLYDRSVERVTFDDVAGLDEAKEELREIIDFLRNPQRYRSIGARIPKGVLLVGAPGTGKTLMARAVAGEADVPFFSISGSQFMEMFVGVGAARVRDLFEQAKAKAPCIVFIDEIDTIGKVRGGIVASGGTEEREQTLNQLLSEMDGFDPQTGVIILAATNRPEVLDSAILRPGRFDRQIMIDRPDIKGREEILKVHARRVKLAPDVDLKKIAARTPGFAGAELANVVNEAALLAARKNKKMVEQEDFEAAIDRVIGGLELKSRVMSERERRVVAFHEVGHALAASLMEHADPVHRITVIPRGIGSLGMTMQLPEEDRYIMTRPELEDRLAVLLGGRAAEEIVFGEISTGAQNDLEKATILARKMVEDYGMSERLGPISLGLERGARLLLGEYSYGKEANYSEATAELVDQEVKELITANYRRVKTALAENRRVLEGIAEVLLEKETLEGDVFRELVEEFSSGGAEPVRENVEPGGEKGAGQAAVQP